One Tamlana carrageenivorans genomic region harbors:
- the trxA gene encoding thioredoxin: MALEITDATFEETVLKSDKPVLVDFWAAWCGPCRMVGPIIEQISEEYDGKAVVGKLDVDANQEFAAKYGVRNIPTVLVFQNGEVVGRQVGVAPKTAYTEAIDALL; the protein is encoded by the coding sequence ATGGCATTAGAGATTACAGATGCGACGTTTGAAGAAACGGTTTTAAAAAGTGATAAACCAGTTTTAGTTGATTTTTGGGCTGCATGGTGTGGACCTTGTAGAATGGTAGGACCAATTATCGAGCAAATTAGTGAAGAATACGACGGTAAAGCTGTTGTAGGAAAGCTAGATGTAGATGCTAACCAGGAATTTGCAGCCAAATATGGTGTTCGTAATATTCCAACAGTATTAGTTTTTCAAAACGGAGAAGTTGTTGGAAGACAAGTTGGTGTAGCGCCTAAAACGGCATATACTGAAGCTATCGACGCGCTTCTATAG
- a CDS encoding class I SAM-dependent methyltransferase — MNDNYYKTKESVEEYIKLAKDVDGRQLIEKLNDYLPSNSLLLEIGSGPGTDFQILKKDYRVVGSDYSTEFLNRLISLNVKDEFLNLDAVTLRTDKKFDGIYSNKVLQHLIDEELKKSILRQVDLLNSNGIICHSFWKGEGDELFKGLLVNYQTDESLRILFENYFEILLLEEYNEFEDGDSLLLIGKKK, encoded by the coding sequence ATGAATGACAATTATTACAAGACTAAAGAATCCGTTGAAGAATATATCAAATTAGCTAAAGATGTTGATGGTAGGCAACTGATTGAGAAGTTAAATGATTACTTGCCATCAAATTCATTGTTGCTTGAGATTGGTTCTGGACCTGGAACTGATTTTCAAATATTGAAGAAAGATTATAGAGTTGTTGGTTCCGATTATTCAACGGAATTTCTGAATCGATTAATTAGCCTTAACGTAAAAGACGAATTTTTAAATTTAGATGCTGTAACACTAAGAACGGATAAGAAATTTGATGGAATATATTCAAATAAAGTCCTACAACATTTAATAGACGAAGAATTAAAGAAATCTATTCTAAGACAAGTTGATTTATTGAATTCTAATGGAATAATTTGCCATTCATTTTGGAAAGGTGAAGGAGATGAATTATTCAAAGGATTACTTGTTAATTACCAAACAGATGAAAGCTTAAGAATTTTGTTTGAGAACTATTTTGAAATTTTGCTGCTTGAAGAATATAATGAGTTTGAAGACGGAGATTCATTATTATTAATTGGAAAGAAAAAATAA
- the rimM gene encoding ribosome maturation factor RimM (Essential for efficient processing of 16S rRNA): MKKEDCFYLGKIVKKYSFKGEVLAKLDTDEPEVYENLDAIFLDLRNNLIPFFIESSQLHKSELLRIKFEEVDTEADADAIMKTDLYLPLNLLPKLEGNKFYFHEVIGFTIEDVNFGKVGTIKAINDSTAQALFEIDRDGLEILIPMNDEFIVKVDRNNKTIIVETPDGLIDLYLE; encoded by the coding sequence ATGAAAAAAGAAGATTGTTTCTATTTAGGTAAAATTGTAAAGAAGTACAGTTTTAAAGGGGAAGTATTAGCAAAATTAGACACCGACGAACCTGAAGTTTACGAAAATTTAGATGCTATTTTTTTAGATTTAAGAAATAACCTCATCCCTTTTTTTATTGAAAGCTCACAATTGCACAAATCGGAACTCCTAAGAATTAAATTCGAAGAAGTTGATACAGAAGCCGATGCTGATGCGATTATGAAAACTGACTTATACCTACCTTTAAATTTACTTCCTAAATTAGAGGGCAACAAATTCTATTTCCACGAAGTCATTGGATTTACCATTGAAGATGTAAACTTTGGAAAAGTAGGTACTATTAAAGCTATTAACGACTCGACAGCCCAAGCCCTTTTTGAAATTGATCGCGACGGTTTAGAAATTCTAATTCCTATGAACGATGAATTTATTGTAAAAGTTGACCGCAATAATAAAACCATTATAGTTGAAACCCCAGATGGCCTTATTGACTTATATTTAGAATAA
- a CDS encoding PA2169 family four-helix-bundle protein → MKKNEKYINSLNSLLIMNAEVEKIYMELVDKVSDEDLKKFFSDKAMQRHEFTKDLKSKIISLGGSYDNKGRMHSELYKFWMNIRNFVMFNKSEESLMSEVRDMQGLTINRYNELLRMLGLPLSICKLLIKQRDRIQDAKDSIERHDLIAYA, encoded by the coding sequence ATGAAAAAAAATGAAAAATATATTAACAGCTTAAACAGCCTTTTAATTATGAATGCTGAAGTTGAAAAAATTTATATGGAACTTGTTGATAAGGTATCGGATGAGGATTTAAAAAAATTTTTTAGCGACAAGGCGATGCAAAGGCATGAGTTTACTAAGGATTTAAAATCCAAAATAATTAGTCTGGGTGGTTCTTATGATAATAAGGGGCGTATGCACAGCGAATTATATAAGTTTTGGATGAATATTAGAAACTTTGTAATGTTTAACAAAAGCGAAGAAAGCTTAATGAGCGAAGTTCGGGATATGCAAGGTTTAACTATTAACCGATATAACGAGTTATTACGCATGTTAGGTTTACCTCTTTCTATTTGTAAGCTATTAATTAAGCAGCGCGATAGGATTCAAGATGCTAAAGATAGTATTGAAAGACACGATCTCATTGCTTATGCATAA
- a CDS encoding lactonase family protein, whose protein sequence is MQYRHLILLVLAVFTTKMHAQNIPLYVGTYTNEDAEGIYQLQFNTETGTLSKQTLAIKIDNPSFLEYSPNRKYLYSTNATNSGFVSSYVVNDDGSLTMLTRMRSHGELPCHIALNKAGTKAAVSNYRGGTLAVFPINEDGTLSDASQVFDHNSEKTKSHAHSAHFVNDDLFVADLGTNSVFQYELKKGEYKLDTDAIVKVKGNPGPRHFTTTQDGEFIYVINEIESSVTSIKRSNNKFKEIDFDSTLSEDFKGENASADIHLSKDEQFLYASNRGENTIAVFKRHPKKGTLEKIQNASVHGDWPRNFAIDPTGKFLIVANRRSNNLVVFKIDPNTGELSFLQDHKTPTPVCLLF, encoded by the coding sequence ATGCAGTACAGACACCTTATATTATTGGTTTTAGCCGTTTTTACAACAAAAATGCACGCTCAAAACATCCCGCTTTACGTGGGTACTTACACCAACGAAGATGCCGAGGGTATTTATCAACTTCAATTTAACACCGAAACAGGCACGTTAAGCAAGCAAACTTTAGCTATAAAAATTGACAACCCTTCATTTTTAGAATACAGCCCAAACAGAAAATATTTATACTCGACCAATGCCACTAATAGCGGATTTGTTTCATCATATGTCGTTAACGACGATGGTTCGCTAACCATGCTTACCAGAATGCGTAGTCATGGCGAACTGCCTTGCCATATTGCTTTAAACAAAGCAGGAACTAAGGCCGCCGTTTCAAATTACAGAGGAGGCACCCTTGCTGTTTTCCCAATAAATGAGGACGGCACTTTAAGTGATGCTTCTCAGGTTTTCGATCATAATTCAGAAAAAACAAAATCACACGCACATTCTGCACATTTTGTTAATGACGACTTGTTTGTCGCCGATTTAGGTACCAATTCTGTTTTTCAATACGAATTAAAAAAAGGCGAGTACAAACTAGACACTGATGCTATTGTGAAGGTTAAAGGCAATCCAGGTCCTAGACATTTTACCACGACCCAAGATGGTGAGTTTATTTATGTGATTAACGAAATAGAAAGCAGCGTTACGTCGATAAAAAGATCGAACAATAAATTTAAAGAAATTGATTTCGATTCAACTTTATCAGAAGATTTTAAAGGAGAAAATGCTTCGGCCGACATCCATTTATCTAAAGATGAGCAATTTTTATATGCTTCCAATCGCGGCGAAAATACCATAGCGGTTTTTAAGCGTCATCCTAAAAAAGGTACTCTTGAAAAAATACAGAACGCATCAGTTCATGGCGATTGGCCACGAAACTTTGCTATAGATCCAACAGGTAAATTCCTAATCGTAGCCAATCGCAGAAGCAACAACTTGGTAGTTTTTAAAATTGACCCTAACACAGGAGAACTCAGTTTCTTACAGGACCATAAAACACCAACGCCGGTATGTTTACTTTTTTAA
- the dnaE gene encoding DNA polymerase III subunit alpha gives MYLIFDTETTGLPKRWDAPITDVDNWPRCIQIAWQLHDEMGRCIESQDYLVKPDGFNIPYDAEKIHGISTELAEEQGVSLAEVLEKFNEALAKTKFVVGQNVKFDLNIMGAEFVREAVENNLQELPVLDTCTEHTAELCKIPGGRYGKFKLPTLTELHEFLFNEPFAEAHNATADVEATTRCFLELIRLEEYTKEALDVQPDYFENYKKANPEPIQLIGLKHINLKRESAKIQERIKKAQNVDVSSEEIKQNISELADVDFVHLHNHSQFSVLQSTMGVADIVSAAAKYNMPAVALTDHANMMGAFHFVNAVNRHNSGVQAKIKEAEATGATVTAKEIKPIIGCEFFVCENHLDKKRKDNGYQIVLLAKNKNGYHNLAKLSSHAFVDGFYYLPRIDKKLIQQYKEDVMVLTGNLYGEVPSKVLNVGENQAEEALLWWKEEFGDDLYVEIMRHNQEDENRVNPVLIELARKHDIKLVASNNTYYQDKKDANAHDILLCVKDGEKQATPIGRGRGYRFGLPNQEYYFKSSEEMKQLFKDVPEAISNVQEVADKVEAYQLARDVLLPAFDIPEEFKHEEDLVDGGKRGENAFLRHLTYEGAKKRYGEPLSEEVIERLDFELSVIENTGYPGYFLIVEDFIREARNMDVSVGPGRGSAAGSVVAYCLWITNIDPMKYDLLFERFLNPDRVSMPDIDIDFDDEGRSRVMDYVIDKYGSNQVAQIITYGTMAAKSSIRDTARVLDLPLFDADRIAKLIPNMSKLNKIFGLDEKALASKFRAEELEKVNELLNIADGSDLQAETLNLARTLEGSVRNTGIHACGVIITPDDITKFVPVSLAKDSDLYVTQFDNSVVEDAGLLKMDFLGLKTLTLIKDTVKIVKAKHGIELDPDSFPLDDEKTYELFQRGETVGVFQYESPGMQKHLRDLKPTVFEDLIAMNALYRPGPMEYIPSFVRRKHGDEEIEYDLPAMEEYLKETYGITVYQEQVMLLSQSLAGFTKGEADVLRKAMGKKQIAVLDKMKPKFIEQASANGHDAKILEKVWKDWEAFASYAFNKSHSTCYAWIAYQTAYCKAHYPAEYMAAVLSNNMNDIKQVTFFMDECKRMKLDVLGPDVNESYYKFSVNKDGAVRFGMGAIKGVGHGAVMTIVDNRKDGPYKSIFDLAKRIDLRAANKKAFENLALAGGFDSLADTHRAQFFHDDGDGITFLEKAIKYAQKHKENENSAQVSLFGEASEVQIAEPEVPPCESWGTMEKLSKEREVVGVYISGHPLDDFKTEMKTFCNAQVGMFNDLEKYVNRELVFGGVVTDVQHRVSKQGKGWALFTIEDYYDSFEFRIFGEEYLKFRHFFMPNNFVFVKAFIREGWVNKDTGKKGDPRLQFNSFQLLHDVMENYAKKLSIQVDINDLDDKKVMDLKELIQMHPGNQSLNFDVYDTKEKVKISMPSRMQKVRVSQELISELESRFIRFKLN, from the coding sequence ATGTACTTAATTTTCGATACAGAAACCACAGGATTGCCTAAACGCTGGGACGCACCCATAACCGATGTAGATAATTGGCCAAGGTGTATTCAAATCGCATGGCAGTTGCATGACGAGATGGGACGCTGTATTGAGAGTCAGGATTACTTGGTGAAACCCGATGGTTTTAATATTCCTTATGATGCCGAGAAAATTCACGGTATTTCTACCGAATTGGCCGAAGAGCAAGGCGTATCTTTAGCTGAGGTTTTAGAGAAATTTAATGAGGCCCTAGCAAAAACAAAATTTGTAGTCGGACAAAATGTGAAGTTCGATTTAAATATTATGGGCGCCGAATTTGTGCGTGAGGCTGTTGAAAATAACTTGCAAGAACTCCCTGTTTTAGATACTTGTACCGAGCATACGGCCGAACTTTGTAAAATCCCCGGTGGACGTTATGGGAAATTTAAACTTCCAACCCTTACCGAATTACATGAGTTTCTTTTTAACGAACCCTTTGCTGAAGCGCATAACGCGACTGCCGATGTGGAAGCCACAACCCGCTGTTTTTTAGAGCTTATTCGTTTAGAAGAATACACAAAGGAGGCGCTAGACGTTCAGCCCGATTATTTCGAGAATTATAAAAAGGCCAATCCAGAGCCAATCCAGCTTATCGGATTAAAGCATATTAACCTTAAACGGGAGAGTGCTAAAATCCAGGAACGCATCAAAAAGGCGCAAAACGTTGATGTGTCTTCCGAAGAAATCAAACAAAATATTTCTGAATTAGCCGATGTCGATTTTGTGCATCTGCATAATCACTCACAGTTTTCGGTATTACAATCAACCATGGGTGTGGCCGATATTGTTTCGGCAGCAGCAAAATACAACATGCCTGCCGTGGCTTTAACCGATCATGCTAATATGATGGGGGCTTTTCACTTTGTGAATGCGGTAAACCGACACAATAGTGGTGTTCAAGCCAAAATTAAAGAAGCCGAAGCTACGGGAGCAACCGTTACAGCCAAAGAAATTAAACCCATTATTGGTTGTGAATTTTTTGTTTGTGAAAATCATTTAGATAAAAAACGAAAAGACAATGGGTATCAAATTGTCTTACTCGCTAAAAATAAAAATGGCTATCATAACCTAGCCAAATTATCATCGCATGCCTTTGTAGATGGCTTTTATTATTTGCCTAGAATTGATAAAAAATTAATTCAGCAATATAAAGAAGATGTCATGGTGCTCACCGGAAACTTATATGGTGAGGTGCCAAGTAAAGTGCTTAATGTAGGTGAAAACCAGGCAGAAGAAGCACTTTTGTGGTGGAAAGAAGAGTTTGGCGACGATTTGTACGTCGAAATCATGCGCCACAATCAAGAGGATGAAAATCGTGTTAATCCCGTGCTTATAGAATTGGCGCGTAAACACGATATCAAATTAGTAGCTTCAAACAACACGTATTACCAAGATAAAAAAGATGCTAATGCGCACGATATTTTACTTTGTGTAAAAGATGGTGAAAAGCAGGCCACACCAATTGGTCGCGGACGCGGATACCGATTCGGATTGCCAAATCAGGAATACTATTTTAAGTCTTCCGAAGAAATGAAACAGCTTTTTAAGGATGTTCCTGAAGCGATTTCTAATGTACAGGAGGTTGCAGATAAGGTTGAGGCATACCAATTAGCACGTGATGTTTTATTACCAGCTTTTGACATTCCCGAGGAATTTAAGCATGAGGAAGATTTAGTTGATGGTGGTAAGCGTGGTGAAAATGCTTTTTTACGACATTTAACTTATGAAGGCGCTAAGAAACGTTACGGCGAACCCCTTTCGGAGGAAGTTATTGAACGTCTCGATTTCGAGTTAAGCGTTATTGAAAATACCGGGTATCCGGGGTATTTCTTAATTGTTGAAGATTTTATTCGCGAGGCCAGAAATATGGATGTTTCGGTGGGGCCAGGACGTGGTTCGGCAGCAGGGTCGGTGGTAGCCTACTGCTTGTGGATTACCAATATTGACCCCATGAAGTACGATTTGCTTTTTGAGCGTTTCTTAAATCCGGATCGTGTGAGCATGCCCGATATCGATATTGATTTCGATGATGAAGGTCGAAGCCGTGTAATGGATTATGTCATTGATAAATACGGCTCCAATCAGGTGGCACAAATTATCACTTACGGTACCATGGCTGCAAAATCGTCTATTCGAGATACGGCACGTGTACTGGATTTACCGCTTTTTGATGCCGATAGAATTGCCAAGTTGATTCCGAATATGTCTAAGCTGAATAAAATATTTGGTTTAGATGAAAAAGCATTGGCGTCTAAATTTAGAGCTGAAGAATTAGAAAAAGTAAATGAGCTTTTAAATATTGCCGACGGAAGCGATTTACAAGCTGAAACTTTAAATCTAGCCCGAACTCTTGAAGGTTCGGTTAGAAATACGGGTATACATGCCTGTGGGGTGATTATCACACCAGACGATATTACCAAGTTCGTTCCTGTGTCTCTAGCTAAGGATTCCGATTTGTATGTCACCCAGTTTGATAACTCGGTGGTGGAAGATGCGGGACTGCTAAAAATGGATTTCTTGGGACTGAAAACCTTAACCCTTATTAAGGATACGGTTAAAATTGTAAAAGCCAAGCATGGTATTGAGCTCGATCCCGATAGTTTTCCTTTAGATGATGAGAAAACCTACGAATTGTTCCAACGTGGTGAAACAGTTGGGGTGTTCCAGTACGAATCCCCTGGTATGCAAAAACACCTTCGCGATTTAAAACCTACGGTTTTTGAAGATTTAATTGCCATGAATGCCTTGTATCGTCCGGGGCCTATGGAATATATTCCGAGTTTCGTTAGAAGAAAGCATGGCGATGAAGAGATTGAGTACGATTTACCAGCCATGGAAGAGTACCTCAAGGAAACTTATGGTATTACAGTATATCAAGAGCAGGTAATGCTTCTGTCTCAAAGTCTTGCAGGATTTACAAAGGGTGAGGCCGATGTACTGCGTAAGGCGATGGGTAAAAAGCAAATTGCGGTACTTGATAAAATGAAGCCTAAGTTTATCGAGCAAGCAAGCGCCAACGGTCATGATGCTAAAATTTTAGAGAAAGTTTGGAAAGACTGGGAAGCCTTTGCGAGTTATGCCTTCAATAAATCGCACTCCACTTGTTATGCATGGATTGCTTACCAAACCGCTTATTGTAAAGCGCATTATCCTGCCGAATATATGGCGGCCGTGCTTTCTAATAATATGAATGACATTAAGCAGGTCACGTTTTTCATGGACGAATGTAAGCGTATGAAGCTTGATGTACTAGGGCCCGATGTGAATGAGAGTTACTATAAGTTTTCGGTAAATAAAGATGGGGCCGTTCGTTTTGGAATGGGAGCCATTAAAGGTGTTGGTCATGGTGCCGTGATGACTATTGTTGATAATCGTAAAGATGGGCCATATAAATCCATATTCGATTTAGCAAAACGTATAGATTTAAGAGCTGCCAATAAAAAAGCTTTTGAAAACCTAGCGTTAGCTGGCGGCTTTGATAGTTTGGCCGATACCCATCGCGCACAGTTTTTTCATGATGATGGCGATGGTATTACTTTTTTAGAAAAAGCCATTAAATACGCTCAAAAGCATAAAGAAAATGAAAACTCGGCACAAGTAAGTCTGTTTGGCGAAGCTAGTGAGGTACAAATAGCCGAACCCGAAGTGCCGCCTTGCGAGTCGTGGGGTACCATGGAGAAGCTAAGTAAGGAGCGTGAAGTGGTAGGGGTTTATATTTCTGGCCATCCTTTAGATGATTTTAAAACCGAAATGAAAACCTTCTGTAACGCGCAGGTAGGTATGTTTAACGATTTAGAAAAATATGTAAACCGCGAGTTGGTTTTTGGTGGTGTGGTAACCGATGTGCAGCATCGTGTGAGCAAGCAAGGTAAAGGATGGGCTTTATTTACTATTGAAGATTACTACGATAGTTTTGAGTTTAGAATTTTTGGCGAGGAGTATTTAAAGTTCAGACACTTTTTTATGCCTAATAATTTTGTGTTTGTAAAGGCTTTTATTCGTGAAGGTTGGGTGAATAAAGACACAGGGAAGAAAGGCGATCCGAGGTTGCAGTTTAACAGCTTTCAGTTGCTTCATGATGTCATGGAGAATTACGCTAAGAAGCTTTCTATTCAGGTGGATATTAATGATCTTGACGATAAAAAGGTGATGGATTTAAAGGAGCTAATTCAAATGCACCCAGGAAATCAATCGCTTAATTTTGATGTTTACGATACTAAAGAAAAGGTGAAAATATCCATGCCTAGTAGAATGCAAAAAGTAAGAGTGAGTCAGGAGTTGATTTCCGAACTGGAATCTCGATTTATAAGGTTTAAATTAAACTAA
- a CDS encoding tRNA1(Val) (adenine(37)-N6)-methyltransferase produces the protein MSKKPFLFKQFKVQQDQCAMKIGTDAVLLGAWASLEKHPFSILDIGSGTGVLALMLAQRSAAEIIDALEIDDKTYEQCVDNFEQSHWGDRLFCYHASLEEFVDEIEDQYDLIVCNPPFYSEDYKTNNISRDLARFQEALPFDHLVQSVSKLLSDTGVFTVVIPYKEEARFIALASEVNLFLNRSLHVKGSPTSEVKRCLLEFSFRESDIKNETLIIENQRHDYTEDYINLTKDFYLKM, from the coding sequence ATGTCTAAAAAGCCTTTTTTATTTAAACAGTTTAAAGTACAGCAAGATCAATGCGCCATGAAAATTGGCACCGATGCCGTGCTTTTGGGCGCATGGGCGTCATTAGAAAAACATCCCTTTTCCATTTTAGATATTGGCTCTGGAACAGGTGTTTTAGCTTTAATGTTAGCGCAAAGGTCTGCCGCCGAAATTATTGACGCCTTAGAGATTGACGATAAGACCTATGAGCAATGTGTAGACAATTTTGAACAATCCCATTGGGGTGATCGCTTATTTTGCTACCATGCTTCTTTAGAAGAGTTTGTAGATGAAATTGAGGACCAATACGACCTCATTGTTTGCAACCCGCCATTTTATAGTGAAGATTACAAAACCAATAATATATCTCGCGATTTAGCCCGTTTTCAAGAGGCTCTGCCTTTTGATCACTTAGTACAGAGCGTTTCAAAATTATTATCAGATACAGGGGTATTTACGGTTGTTATTCCTTATAAAGAAGAAGCCCGATTTATCGCATTAGCTTCAGAAGTCAACCTTTTCCTTAACCGAAGTCTTCATGTAAAAGGGAGCCCCACTTCGGAGGTTAAACGTTGCCTTTTAGAGTTTTCCTTCCGCGAAAGCGACATAAAAAACGAAACGCTTATCATTGAAAATCAGCGACATGACTACACTGAAGATTACATAAACTTAACAAAAGATTTCTATTTAAAAATGTAA
- a CDS encoding acyl-CoA dehydrogenase family protein: MRPDLFQAPDYYQLDELLTDEHKLVREAARKWVKREISPIIEDYAQKAEFPKQLIKGLSDIGAFGPYIPLEYGGAGLDQISYGLIMQEIERGDSGIRSTASVQSSLVMYPIWKYGNENQRKKYLPKLASGEWMGCFGLTEPDHGSNPSGIITNFKDQGDHYLLNGAKMWISNAPFAQIAIVWAKDETDRVHGLIVERGMAGFTTPETHNKWSLRASATGELIFDNVKVPKENILPNKSGLGAPLGCLDSARYGIAWGAIGAAMDCYDTALRYSKERTQFGKPIGQFQLQQKKLAEMITEITKAQLLTWRLGVLKNEGKATSAQISMAKRNNVDMAINIAREARQILGGMGITGEYSIMRHAMNLESVITYEGTHDIHLLITGFDITGLNAFK, from the coding sequence ATGCGTCCAGACTTATTTCAAGCTCCAGATTATTACCAGCTTGACGAGCTCCTTACAGATGAACATAAATTGGTTCGCGAGGCTGCCCGAAAATGGGTAAAACGCGAAATATCACCTATTATTGAAGATTACGCTCAAAAGGCTGAATTCCCAAAACAACTTATAAAAGGCTTATCTGACATTGGTGCGTTTGGCCCCTACATTCCGCTGGAATATGGCGGTGCTGGATTGGATCAAATTTCTTACGGACTTATCATGCAAGAAATTGAGCGGGGTGATTCGGGAATTAGAAGTACCGCTTCGGTACAATCTTCATTGGTGATGTATCCCATTTGGAAATATGGCAATGAAAATCAGCGTAAAAAATACTTACCCAAACTAGCAAGTGGTGAATGGATGGGCTGTTTCGGATTAACAGAACCAGATCACGGCAGTAACCCCAGTGGCATAATCACTAATTTTAAAGATCAAGGCGATCACTATTTGCTAAACGGAGCCAAAATGTGGATTAGCAATGCGCCTTTTGCCCAAATTGCCATAGTCTGGGCAAAAGATGAGACAGACCGTGTTCATGGCCTTATTGTAGAACGAGGCATGGCAGGTTTTACAACGCCCGAAACACACAATAAATGGTCATTACGAGCCTCGGCTACAGGCGAATTGATATTCGACAACGTAAAAGTTCCTAAAGAAAATATATTACCCAATAAATCGGGCTTAGGTGCTCCGCTAGGTTGTTTAGACTCGGCCAGATATGGCATCGCTTGGGGTGCTATTGGTGCGGCCATGGATTGCTACGACACCGCTTTAAGATACAGCAAAGAGCGTACACAGTTTGGCAAACCTATAGGACAGTTTCAGTTACAACAAAAAAAACTTGCCGAAATGATAACAGAAATTACTAAGGCCCAACTGCTAACTTGGCGATTAGGCGTTTTAAAAAATGAAGGAAAAGCCACATCGGCTCAAATATCTATGGCCAAAAGAAACAATGTGGATATGGCGATCAATATCGCTAGAGAGGCACGACAAATTTTAGGTGGTATGGGCATCACTGGTGAATATTCTATTATGAGACACGCCATGAATTTGGAAAGTGTGATTACCTATGAAGGTACTCACGACATACATTTATTAATTACTGGATTTGATATTACAGGCTTAAATGCTTTTAAATAA
- a CDS encoding 30S ribosomal protein S16 has translation MPVKIRLQRHGKKGKPFYWIVAADARAKRDGKYLEKLGIYNPNTNPATVDLNVDGAVKWLQNGAQPTDTAKNLLSEKGALLKNHLVGGVRKGALTEEQAEAKFTAWLEEKAGKVQAKVEGLSEAQAKAKAEALAAEKAVNEARIAAAAPVVEEAAEEAPAAEASNEEE, from the coding sequence ATGCCTGTAAAAATTAGATTACAAAGACACGGTAAAAAAGGAAAACCTTTTTACTGGATCGTAGCAGCAGATGCTCGCGCGAAAAGAGATGGTAAATACTTAGAGAAATTAGGTATCTACAATCCAAACACAAACCCTGCAACAGTTGATTTAAACGTTGACGGTGCTGTAAAATGGCTACAAAATGGTGCACAACCAACCGATACAGCTAAAAACCTTTTGTCAGAAAAAGGTGCTTTATTAAAAAACCACCTTGTTGGTGGGGTTAGAAAAGGCGCTTTAACTGAAGAGCAAGCTGAGGCTAAATTCACAGCTTGGTTAGAAGAAAAAGCTGGTAAAGTTCAAGCTAAAGTTGAAGGTTTATCTGAAGCACAAGCTAAAGCAAAAGCTGAAGCATTAGCTGCTGAGAAAGCTGTTAACGAAGCAAGAATTGCTGCCGCTGCTCCTGTAGTAGAAGAGGCTGCTGAAGAAGCTCCTGCTGCTGAAGCATCAAACGAAGAAGAATAA
- a CDS encoding ClpP family protease, which yields MSDKIKVQDAIDSKFIEQRKVFLWGQVDDKSAKHVIDRLMYLDSLGTEDIELYINSPGGYVTSGFAIYDCIKALNSEVSTICTGFAASMGSIILSAGAKGKRFIQPHARVMIHQPSGGARGQASDIEITAKEIIITKELSAKILADNCGQDYEKVMKDFNRDHWMSAEESVAYGIVDGVK from the coding sequence ATGAGCGATAAAATAAAAGTACAAGATGCTATTGATAGCAAATTTATAGAACAACGTAAAGTGTTTTTATGGGGACAAGTTGATGATAAATCGGCAAAACATGTGATTGATCGATTGATGTATTTAGATAGTTTAGGAACTGAAGATATTGAGCTGTATATTAACAGTCCTGGTGGTTATGTGACTTCGGGTTTCGCTATTTACGATTGCATTAAGGCGTTAAATAGTGAGGTGTCTACCATATGTACGGGGTTTGCTGCGTCGATGGGTTCTATTATTTTATCGGCAGGAGCAAAAGGGAAACGTTTTATTCAGCCTCATGCTCGTGTGATGATTCATCAGCCTAGTGGAGGTGCTCGTGGTCAGGCCAGTGATATTGAAATTACGGCTAAAGAAATTATTATCACTAAGGAGTTAAGTGCTAAAATTTTAGCAGACAATTGTGGTCAAGATTACGAGAAAGTCATGAAAGACTTTAATCGCGACCACTGGATGAGTGCCGAAGAATCGGTGGCTTATGGCATCGTTGATGGGGTGAAGTAA